The Streptomyces vinaceus genome contains the following window.
CGCCGCCGGCGATCAGCCCGCGCCGGCCCGGGGCCCAGCGCGAGGGCGGGGGCGAGGTGAGCGTGGTCGTCGCCACCGCCGTGGTGCCCGCGGCCGGGGCGCCCGCGGAGGGGAACAGCAGCGGCAGCAGCGCGGCGAGCGCCGCCAGCTTGCGCTGCCCGCGCTCCTCCCAGTCGGCCCCGTACGCGGCGAGCGCCACGCCCTCCAGCTCCGCCACGAACGCCTCGGCGTTCTCCGGCCGCTGCTCCGGGGCCTTGGCCAGACCTCGACGGATCAGCGGGCGGACCGGCTCCGGGGCCTCGGTCTCCGGGACCGGCGCCTCGATGTGCTGGACCGCGAGCTCCGCGAAGTTCTCGCCGGCGAACGGCTTGCGGCCGGTCAGGCACTCGAAGAACGTCGCCGTGGCCGCGTACACGTCGGCCGCGGGCGAGGCCGGCCGGCCCTGCCACTGCTCGGGGGCCATGTACGCCGGGGTGCCGGCCACTCCGGGCGTCGTACCGCGGCGCGCCGCGATCCCGAAGTCCACGAGCTTCGAGGAGCCGTCGGCGGAGACCAGTACGTTCTCGGGCTTGTAGTCGCGGTGGACCACGCCCGCCCGGTGGGCGGCCGCGAGGCCCAGCAGGGAGCCCTTCAGCACCACCAGCGCGGCCTCGGGATCGGCCTGCCCGGCCTGCTTGAGCAGCGCGCGCAGGGAGATCCCGTCGACCAGCTCCATCACGATGGCGGCGCCGCCGGGAGCCGTCGTGTGCTCCACGTATTCGTACAACCGGACCACGTGAGGGGTGTCCAGTCCGCCCAGGAGGCGGGCCTCGGCCCGGAACTCCGCGACGAACGCGGGGTCCTCGCGCAGCCGGTCGCTGAGGTACTTCACCGCGACCGGCGTGCCCGTCGCCTCGTGGACGGCGAGGACCACACGGCCGCTGCCGCCCGAGCCGAGTTCCCGGACCTGCGCATAGCCGGGCACCGTCCACGCGTTCTTCATCGTCATGCCCCCGTCCCCGTGTCCTCGTCAGCCGCTCCCTCGGGCCCCGGGCCCCGGGCGGCCCGCTCGTGCCGAGCGGCCACACCCAGGGACACGGTTTCCGCCACGGCCGGTTCCCATCGGCGCGGAGCATTTCACAGGGTGGCCGGGGCGGATTCAGGGGGGCTGTACACGGGTCTTCAGGGGGTCACGCCGCTGCCGCCGCCGCGCCGATCATGGCGTGCAGCCGGTCGGCCGCCGCCTTCCCGAAGCCGGGGTCGTTGATGTGGGTGTCGTAGTCGTAGAGCCGGGCGGAACTGCCCCGCAGTCCCTCGCGCAGGGCCGAGAACAGGGCCCGGTCCGCGTCCGGGTCGTGGTAGGTGCCGCCCGGGGCGCCGAGCGTGGACAGTCCGCGGAGCGGGACGCAGACGGCCGTGGGGCCGGTGGCGACGCGGAGTTTGGCGGCGACCCGGCGGCCGAGCTCCGCGCATTCGGCGGGGGTCGTACGGACCACCGTGATCGACGGGTTGTGGACGTGGACCCGGCGGTAGCGGGCCCGTTCGGGCAGGGTCTCCAGCGGGCCGAACTTCACCATGTCCAGCGCGCCCAGGCTCACCACCTGCGGGATCCCGGCCCGCCCGGCGGCGCTGAGCCGGTCGGGGCCGGCGGTGAGGATGCCGCCGCACAGGTCGTCGGCGAGCTCGCTGAGCGTGAGGTCCAGGACGCCCGCGAAGATCCCCTGGCCGGCCAGGGTCTCCAGGGTGCGGCCGCCGGCGCCGCTGACGTGGAAGACCAGCACCTCGTAGCCGAGTTCGGTCAGCCTTTCGCGGGCGGCGTCCACGCCGATCGTGGTGACCCCCGCCATGCTCGCCGCGATCAGCGGGCGGGAGCCGGCGCCGAGGCGGGCCGGGCGGCGCAGCTCCCGGGAGGCCCGTTCGAAGGCCTTGGCCATGCCCGCCGCCGC
Protein-coding sequences here:
- a CDS encoding serine/threonine-protein kinase; this encodes MTMKNAWTVPGYAQVRELGSGGSGRVVLAVHEATGTPVAVKYLSDRLREDPAFVAEFRAEARLLGGLDTPHVVRLYEYVEHTTAPGGAAIVMELVDGISLRALLKQAGQADPEAALVVLKGSLLGLAAAHRAGVVHRDYKPENVLVSADGSSKLVDFGIAARRGTTPGVAGTPAYMAPEQWQGRPASPAADVYAATATFFECLTGRKPFAGENFAELAVQHIEAPVPETEAPEPVRPLIRRGLAKAPEQRPENAEAFVAELEGVALAAYGADWEERGQRKLAALAALLPLLFPSAGAPAAGTTAVATTTLTSPPPSRWAPGRRGLIAGGAALVLGVLTALTYSAAGGEAGGAAALNAFATSSASPGGTGPSPVPGPSASASPSPSASPSLSPSPSASASPSSTPSPLQSPTVTPTITVPTTTPPTTPPPSPKPTVVVGAVSVTLRQTGVSVGQATVSVDAKGTAPVTVVLEWFTGDVEGRLGKADGAADTLTYQPGAAAPLVKTHTFSGTGCYWGVRATTRPAAGNASSTSQVFIRRCTIS
- a CDS encoding Tm-1-like ATP-binding domain-containing protein; protein product: MTNVVLVGTLDTKGVEYGWLRERLLRTGVEVIMVDTGIMGEPRVPADVPREAVARAAGTELPELRAAADRGAAVTAMAKGAEATLLRLHAEGRLHAVLAIGGSGGTSIATRAMRALPLGVPKLMVSSMASGDVAPYVGSSDITMMYSVVDIAGINSISAPVMANAVEAAAGMAKAFERASRELRRPARLGAGSRPLIAASMAGVTTIGVDAARERLTELGYEVLVFHVSGAGGRTLETLAGQGIFAGVLDLTLSELADDLCGGILTAGPDRLSAAGRAGIPQVVSLGALDMVKFGPLETLPERARYRRVHVHNPSITVVRTTPAECAELGRRVAAKLRVATGPTAVCVPLRGLSTLGAPGGTYHDPDADRALFSALREGLRGSSARLYDYDTHINDPGFGKAAADRLHAMIGAAAAAA